Proteins from one Megalops cyprinoides isolate fMegCyp1 chromosome 11, fMegCyp1.pri, whole genome shotgun sequence genomic window:
- the LOC118785335 gene encoding small membrane A-kinase anchor protein-like has protein sequence MGCVRSKHRGLPQNARSARNTDGRAGEQVDERSALVEAEAGPGQDSLQVNPFLLDYAQRLSEEIVARAMQQWAEADSRYSDIPYIECDLP, from the coding sequence ATGGGATGTGTCAGATCGAAGCACAGAGGTCTGCCCCAGAATGCCAGGTCGGCGCGGAACACAGACGGGAGAGCAGGTGAACAGGTGGATGAGAGATCGGCTCTGGTGGAGGCGGAGGCTGGGCCAGGACAGGACTCCCTGCAGGTCAACCCCTTCCTGCTGGACTACGCCCAGCGCCTGTCGGAGGAGATCGTTGCCAGGGCAATGCAGCAGTGGGCGGAGGCTGACAGCCGGTACAGTGACATCCCGTACATCGAGTGCGACCTACCCTGA